The genomic region CTTTGTCCGCGATGAATGTCATGGCCCCTCCTTCGATCAATGATGAGCGATCAATGATAGACGGTGAGCTGAAGGGAAGGAGGCAGCCGGATCATCGATAGACAATCCCCCGCCTTCAGCCCACATTCATCATTACCGCATTCATCATTTCTCACTTCTCATTCTGTGCCGCGGGTCGGGGCGCGTCAACCGCGGCGGCGGTTGAAAAAATCTCGATGCGGCTGAAACCTTTTCGAAAACCCTGCCACTCACTCGGCGTGACCATTAAAACCGATTCTTTGATGAGGAGTGTAATCAGATGACCAGACGATTCTTCCAGCTTGCAATCGCTTCAGCGATGCTCAGCCTGATATTTGCCGCGAGTGCGGCGGCGCAAGATTTTCAAAAAACCTACAAGCTCGGCTCGGGCGGCCAGATTCATATCGGCAACGTTTCGGGCGACGTCACGGTGACCGGCTATGACGGCGACACAGTTATCGTCAAAGGCTTCAAGGAAGGCGCCGACCGCGACCGCCTCGATTTCGAAGACCTGAGCAGCGAAGGCCGCGTCGAAGTCCGCGCCCACTACCCGAAACGTTGCGACTGCGAAGCGAGCATCCGTTTCGAAGTGCAGGTGCCGCGCGCCGTCAAGTACGACTTTGACCGCATCTCGTCGGTGAGCGGCAATGTCAAAGTCAGCCAGGTGAGCGGGCGCGTTCACGCCACCTCGGTCAGCGGCGAAGTCACGGTTCGGGGCGTGAGCGGCTCGGTCACCGCCAAGTCGGTCAGCGGCGATGTCGAAGTCGACATCAATCGCCTCGATGGCGCCAGCGAGGACATGAAGTTTTCGTCCGTGAGCGGCAACGTCAATGTGCGGATGCCATCAGAGATTGACGCCGATGTGGATATGTCGAGCCTGAGCGGCGGCATCCACACAGACTTCCCCATCGAAGTGACCAAAGAGCGTTTCGGCCCGCGCACCAGCGCCCGCGGCAAGCTCGGCAATGGCTCGCGCCGACTGCAACTGTCGAGCGTTTCGGGCAGCCTGAGCCTACGCCGCAGCTAATCCCCTTTGATTTCTTGAAGCCGATGGGTTGCAGCGCACATCCCGCCTGATGCTGCGTCTGCAACCCGTCAGCGATCCCTCTGCGGCTGTGCCGCAAGGCAAAAGGCAAAAGGCAAAGGGCAAAAGGTCGGCAGGGGATTTAATAGGTAGGATTGGGCGCTTTCACAGATCGCCTTTACCTACCTATTGATCCGGCTCCGCCACTTTTGCCCTTTGCCTTTTGCCTTTTGCCTTCTGACCGCAGGTCAGCGGTTCGCCTTCCTTGACAAGCCGCGATTAGGGCCGTTATGTTGTTTCTTGCTCTACCGACGGCGCAGCGCGCCATGCATGCGTCACTCTCAGGAGGCTTAACGTTTTGGCAAAGACAGGCAGGAAAAAAGGCCGCATCGCGGTGAAGGATCTGAAGCAGGGTCACGACCCGATGATCCGGTTTTATGAGCGCACGCAGGATTGGTTGCAGGATCGTGGTCGCCCGATTGTTATCGCCATCGGCGCGATTATCGGCGTCGTTGCGCTTTACTTTCTCATCACCTACTTCTTCCAGTTCCGCCAGGCGCGCGCCGAGAGCGCCTTTGCCGCCGCCTTCGAAAAATATAACGCCCAGGTGCAAGACCCGACGCAGCCGGCCACCTCTGTGCCGACCACCAAGACTTACACCGACGAAGCGAGCAAGTGGCAAGAGACCGCCGCCGCCTTCGAGCAACTGTCCAACGATTATTCCAGTTATTATGGCGCCATTGGCCATTACTATGCGGGGGTGGCATACCTGCACCTGCCGGATAGCCGCGAGAAGGGGCTGAGCCTGTTGCGCCAGGTCGCCGACCGCAACGACGAGCGCGCCTCGGACCTCGCCCGCCTGGCGCTGGCCGAAGACGCCGCGGCCCAGGGCAACGCCGACGAAGCCATCGGCCTCTACGAGAAACTGCTCAACTCGACGACCGTCTTGAAGCCGGCTGTGCAGTTGGCGCTCGGCAAGCTGTACGATAAGAAAGGCGACAAGCAGAAGGCCGCCGATTATTTCTTTGAATCCGCGAAAGCCGACCGCACGACCGGCGCCGGCACCGACGCCGAGAAGCGCCTGGCCGCTGTCGCCCCGGAGCGCGTCAAAGACCTGCCGCCGTCAATTTCAAATCCAAACTTCCAGCCGTAAGCCAGTTGCCGGTTGCCGGTTGTCAGTTGTCGGCAGGCAAGCTCTGCCGGCTCAACTGACAACCGGCAACCGGCAACTGACAAGTGCTTATGGAGAACTTCGCCCACACTCTGCTCGGTCTATCATTCGCCAAGGCCGGGCTGGAGCGCGCCACGCCGCTTGGGACCACGGCGCTGGTCGTCGCGTCGAACCTGCCGGACATTGACGTGCTGCCGCGCAGCCTGCTTGGCGGCACCTCGGCTTACCTCGAATACCACCGCGGCTTCACTCACTCGTTTGTCGGCCTGGCGCTGCTGGCGTTGATCATCACCCTGCTGCTCACCTGGATAGACCGGCGCTTCCGTCTGCGGCGCGACCATCGCCACCGTCCCATGCGCCCGTTCAGGCTCTTCTGGCTCACGTATGCGGGCGGCCTCGGCCACACCTTCATGGATTTCACCAACAACTATGGCGTGCGCCCGCTGCTGCCGTTCAGCCGCCGCTGGTTCTATGGTGACGTCGTCTTTGTCATTGACCCTTGGATATGGCTGATTCTCGGCTCGGCGGTCTTCTGGCTGACGACGACCAGTCGAGGCCGCGCGCTCGTCTGGCTATTGATCGGCGTCGTGTCGTCGCTGATTATGGCGCTGGCGCTGCAACAGGGCGCACAGGGCATGGGGGCTTTGCCGGGAGTTGTGAGACTGGTCTGGTTCGCCGGTCTCGGCGTCGTCGTGATCGGGGGATTGAGGGGATGGGGGCGGCAGGGCGAGCGCCTGGCGCGTTATTCACTGCTCGTCCTGGCGCTTTATTATGGCGGCATGTGGATGGCGCATCAATCGGCGCTCAAACGCGCCGGCGACCCGCCGCCAACGGAAGAGGTGCGCAAGCTGGCCGCATGGCCGACGCCGGCAAACCCGGCAATCTGGCAAGCCGCCGCCAGCGGCGATGAAGCGGCCTTTGTGCGCGCCATTCATCTGCGCGATCACGATGGCGACTGGCTCAAACAGCCGGCGCTCGATGCCCGTTTCATCGAAGCGTTGCGGCAATCGCGCGACGGTCAGGTCTTTTTAGACTTCGCCCGCTTCTACGCGGCGGAGGTCGAAGAAAGTAGCGAAGGCTATACCATCACCCTGCGCGATTTGCGTTTTGATCTGCGGCTGCGCGCCCAGCTCGACCACGACCTGAATGTGCTGACCACGGAAACGCGCTGGTTCTGAAAGGGCGATGCGGCGACGCGGTGAGTGATTCAGCCTGTCTCAAATTCGTCTCTGGTTCCTATTCGCCGCGTCCCCAGGGCCATTCAGTTCTGCAAAAAGGGATGAGGAACAAACACAGAGGCACAGAGGCACGGAGGCACGGAGTCTTCTCTGTGTCCCTTCCGTGCCTCTGTGCCTCTGTGTTTAATTCATCTTAATGAATGTCGAGAACTGATTGCCCCTGGCGTCCCCGTGTCGCCGTGTCGCCTTTTCCCTTTTTCCCTTTGCCTTTTGCCTTTACAATGATTTCTGCCTGATGAAACCGATACGCATCCGTCCCGGTTACATTCCTTACACGCTGGCGGCCGCGGTGCTGCTGACGGTCGGCTCGGCGCTCGCCAAGGCCGGTTATGACCGCGCCGCGATCATCTGTCTGATGGGGCTGTTGCCCTTGATTGTGGCAGCGGCGCTTGACCGCATCGAGTTTGATGGCCGACGCCTCATCCATCGCGGGCCGCTCGCTTTCCTGCTCGCCCGCCTCTTCCGCATGGGTCGCGAGCTGAGCGTGTCAGAGGTCGAAACCATCACGACCGAGGCGACGACGTTTAACGTCTCGTTGGGCGATTCACGCATGAGCTATCGCACACGCATCAGCGGCCCCGGCATCGAAATTCTGGTGCGCTCGCACCGCGCCAGCTACGTGCCGTTCGTCAAGCAACTCTTCCGCGCCGCCGGGTCGCACAAGCTCGACCCGCGCTCCTTCGAGCTCTTCGAATACCTCGAAAGTCAGGCGACGATGAAAGGCTCGCCGGTCTTGAAGGACGAGATCAAAGCCATGCCGATGCCGCGTGTGCGCCGCATCGCCAACGCCTTGAAACTGGCGGGCCGCCTGTCGCAAGCATCAAGTTATTTTCGCGTCGCTTACGAGAAAGAGCCGCGCAACCCGGAGCTGCTCTACGAGATGTCGCGTTTCTTCCGTAGCTCGGCGCACACCGAAGACCTCAAGCTGATGCAGCGCTCGGACGCCTGCCTGCGACTGGCGGCGCGATTGGCGGGCTCGCAAGCCGGCCTGCTCGAGCGCATCGGCGAAGCCTTCTTCGAGCGATTGGATTACAAGCGCGCCACCGACTGTTTCCGCCGCGCTCTCGATTTAGACCCGGCGCGCTTTCGCGCCAACATCGGGCTGGCAGAGATCGCCTTGCGCGATGGCAAGCTGGCGCACGTCGCGCACTTCTACCATGCGGCGGCGGCCAGCGGCGACGCGGCGATTGCCCGGCTGGCGCGGCGCGAAGCCGGGTATTATGAGCGGCTGATGGGTGATGATGATTTTCTCGAAGCCGAGCTGCGCCGCATACGCGTCTCGAACCAGTTGCGCTGGGCGCGCAGATTGGCGGCGCTGGTCTTCTTTCTGGCGTGGTTGGCGGCAGGCGTCGCCGGGCGCTTCTACACCTTCATCGAAGCCTTCGGCTGGGCCGTGATGGCGACTTCAGGATTGCTGTGGTGCGCCGTTTCGATATCGCTGCGCTGGTTCCGCCGCCGCCCCGCGTAAAGGTCAGGCGATATTATCGGCGCTCGCTGCGCGCCGCCCGCTCTTGCGAATGGTAAACTCGATGGTGACGTTGTTGCCGATGCCGTTGGGCAAAAACGAGTACTCCAGTGTCAGCAGCGAACCGCCCACCCGCCAGCCGGCCTGCTGAATCTTCCCCGCCGCGCGGTCTACCTTGACCGGCTCGCCAAAGGCGGCAGTGACTTTGTCAACAATCGTCTCAAAGGATTGGCTGCGGCTTGTCAGGCTCGTCGTGCAGCTCATCTCGATCAATCGCTCGGGCCGCCGCGTCGGCGCATCCAGTGTGTCGAAACGGAAAGAGGCGCTCCAGCCACCGGCTTCCGGCAGCTCGACGTTGAGCAAGAAGGCTTCGTCGGTGGTCACATAAATTAGCGTATCCTGCTCGACGTTTTTCGGCAGCGCCGCCTGGACTTCGCTGTAAGTCATGCCGATCTTGAAGCGCTTGATTAACTCGACGCCGTCGCTTGCCTCACGCTTATCGGCAGAGCCGGAGGGATTATTTTTCAGGTCGTCGTCCGGCTGGCCAAAAGCCGGAGCCGCTGCCATGAGCATCCACGCCGCGACAATCGCTGCGGCCAATTGCTTCGCTTTGCGCATCACTCCCACCTTCAACTTCCTGTAGCGACACCGACAGACGCTCAAAGCGCGACGGCTCGCACCGACTGAAACTTTTTCAATTTTAGGGGACGACTGTAGGGGCAGCCGCGCGTACTATACCACCAATGCAGGGCTTGGGGAAGTTGTAATTCTGTTGCGTGGCCGGGGCTCGGTTTTTTATGACGCGGCGCGGCGCGATTCGATCAGCGCCCGCAGTTCCGTAGGCGTGTAGATGCCTGGGCGCTCGCCCGCAGCGAACATGCGATGGGCGAGTTCGAGCAGCGCTGAATTATACGGCGTTGCCAATTGATGCTTGCGCCCCAGGTCAACGATCACACCGTTCAGGTGCTCGGCCTCGCTCGTGCGACGGCCAAGCATCAGGTCTTGCCACATCGAAGGGTAGGTGCGCTCGGCCTCAGGCAGGTCGAGCAAGACGGCGGCGTCCGGCGGCGGCGCTTTGGCCTTTTCGTGCAACTCACGAATGCGGATTAATGAAGGCTCGCCGGGCGGCGGCTCGACGGCGATGCCCGCGGCTTTCAGCACCCGCA from Blastocatellia bacterium harbors:
- a CDS encoding DUF4097 family beta strand repeat-containing protein; translation: MTRRFFQLAIASAMLSLIFAASAAAQDFQKTYKLGSGGQIHIGNVSGDVTVTGYDGDTVIVKGFKEGADRDRLDFEDLSSEGRVEVRAHYPKRCDCEASIRFEVQVPRAVKYDFDRISSVSGNVKVSQVSGRVHATSVSGEVTVRGVSGSVTAKSVSGDVEVDINRLDGASEDMKFSSVSGNVNVRMPSEIDADVDMSSLSGGIHTDFPIEVTKERFGPRTSARGKLGNGSRRLQLSSVSGSLSLRRS
- a CDS encoding metal-dependent hydrolase, yielding MENFAHTLLGLSFAKAGLERATPLGTTALVVASNLPDIDVLPRSLLGGTSAYLEYHRGFTHSFVGLALLALIITLLLTWIDRRFRLRRDHRHRPMRPFRLFWLTYAGGLGHTFMDFTNNYGVRPLLPFSRRWFYGDVVFVIDPWIWLILGSAVFWLTTTSRGRALVWLLIGVVSSLIMALALQQGAQGMGALPGVVRLVWFAGLGVVVIGGLRGWGRQGERLARYSLLVLALYYGGMWMAHQSALKRAGDPPPTEEVRKLAAWPTPANPAIWQAAASGDEAAFVRAIHLRDHDGDWLKQPALDARFIEALRQSRDGQVFLDFARFYAAEVEESSEGYTITLRDLRFDLRLRAQLDHDLNVLTTETRWF